A genome region from Verrucomicrobiota bacterium includes the following:
- a CDS encoding GAF domain-containing protein: MNSVLVLSASRAVFESLSSILGARVSIEHRDRLADAHHLLAQRPIDVVIVDTELRDCDGAAAVRAIARGRSMPTLIALTLNPRYNGLPREESRGLFAYLTKPFEADQVRFVVERAIERAELHRRVEHLNHRVHAHDQAPAMSAVPGREPAGDSRLSQRCARVFARETEPAALATSLVEVLAEELLVTSTAVLLSEDAAHGFALAAAFGLDEQSIADAAFQHGRGLAGWLARHGVVLRRDDIARAADYDTAATVTAELDLLRAEVVVPLTCRGRLLGFLTLGRRLSGAAFAAADVEALAVIGAMASLAFDNCQARHALAFEKLCAERIIAGLDAGIIVADARGDIITCNAAAIEALDLDVSPLGQALPALGSQLSEIADEALRSGQRLDPVPLEHETSGRALRVHAIPLGDEPAVGEIAPGVLLVIEEAARQPAPRPAEDESARMPFWSELAARMAHKLKNPLVSIKTFTQLLPERYGDEQFRTSFLGIVDAEADKINEIADRLLLYSSAPAREPVPVDVPALVEKVLQGFAERAEAAGVKVVCGLDEVPAVVAGPERLTMALRSLIENALDAMEGGGRLGVRTRLVEAAALSTTTAARVLDFSTGTGRAAPGGAPGAFIAIEVSDTGRGMPPELVEKAFQPFHSDTIRGIGLGLAIVAKVVREHNGRIELTSTPGRGTDVRLLLPAGC; this comes from the coding sequence ATGAACTCTGTCCTCGTGCTCTCGGCGAGCAGGGCGGTGTTCGAGTCGCTGTCGTCAATCCTCGGGGCGCGTGTCTCGATCGAGCACAGGGACCGGCTCGCCGACGCGCACCACCTTCTGGCGCAGCGGCCGATCGATGTGGTGATCGTGGACACGGAACTGCGTGATTGCGATGGCGCGGCGGCCGTCCGTGCGATAGCGCGCGGGAGATCCATGCCTACGCTCATCGCGCTCACCCTGAACCCGCGCTACAACGGCTTGCCGCGCGAGGAGTCGCGTGGGCTATTCGCTTACCTGACCAAGCCGTTCGAGGCCGACCAGGTCCGCTTCGTGGTCGAACGCGCTATCGAGCGCGCCGAGCTCCATCGCCGCGTCGAACACCTCAACCACAGAGTCCACGCGCATGATCAGGCGCCCGCCATGAGCGCCGTGCCGGGACGCGAACCAGCAGGCGACTCTCGATTGTCTCAGCGCTGCGCGCGTGTGTTCGCCCGCGAGACCGAGCCCGCGGCGCTCGCCACCTCGCTTGTCGAGGTTCTTGCCGAAGAGCTGCTCGTGACCTCCACCGCCGTGTTACTCAGCGAGGATGCGGCGCACGGCTTCGCCTTGGCCGCCGCGTTCGGTCTGGACGAACAGAGCATCGCCGATGCCGCCTTCCAGCACGGCCGGGGCCTTGCCGGTTGGCTCGCCCGACACGGCGTCGTGCTGCGCCGCGACGATATTGCGCGTGCTGCCGACTATGACACTGCGGCGACCGTGACGGCCGAGCTCGACCTGCTCCGGGCCGAGGTCGTGGTGCCGCTGACGTGCCGGGGGAGGCTGCTCGGGTTCCTGACGCTGGGTCGCAGGCTGAGCGGCGCGGCATTCGCCGCCGCGGACGTCGAGGCGCTCGCCGTGATCGGCGCCATGGCCTCTCTCGCGTTCGACAACTGCCAGGCGCGGCACGCGCTCGCATTCGAGAAGCTGTGTGCCGAGCGGATCATCGCCGGGCTCGACGCCGGCATCATCGTCGCCGACGCGCGAGGCGACATCATCACGTGCAACGCGGCCGCCATCGAGGCGCTCGACCTGGACGTGTCGCCCCTCGGCCAAGCCCTTCCCGCGCTGGGATCGCAGCTCTCCGAGATCGCCGACGAGGCGCTCCGCTCCGGTCAGCGGCTCGACCCCGTACCCCTCGAGCACGAGACCTCGGGCCGCGCCCTGCGCGTGCACGCGATACCGCTTGGCGACGAACCGGCCGTCGGCGAGATCGCTCCCGGCGTGCTCCTCGTCATCGAGGAGGCCGCCAGGCAGCCCGCGCCGCGCCCCGCCGAAGACGAGTCGGCGCGAATGCCGTTCTGGTCGGAGCTCGCCGCGCGCATGGCGCACAAGCTCAAGAACCCCCTCGTGTCGATCAAGACGTTCACGCAACTGCTCCCCGAACGCTACGGCGACGAGCAGTTCCGCACGAGCTTCCTCGGCATCGTTGACGCGGAAGCCGACAAGATCAACGAGATCGCCGACCGCCTCCTGCTCTACTCGTCGGCACCGGCGCGCGAGCCCGTACCGGTCGACGTGCCGGCGCTCGTCGAGAAGGTGCTCCAGGGCTTCGCCGAGCGCGCCGAGGCTGCCGGCGTCAAGGTGGTCTGCGGCCTCGACGAGGTGCCCGCGGTCGTGGCCGGGCCGGAACGCCTCACCATGGCACTGCGCAGCCTCATCGAGAACGCCCTCGACGCGATGGAAGGCGGCGGTCGGCTTGGCGTGCGCACGCGGCTCGTCGAGGCGGCGGCGCTCAGCACCACCACCGCCGCGCGCGTGCTCGATTTCTCGACAGGCACAGGACGCGCCGCGCCCGGTGGCGCTCCGGGGGCTTTCATCGCCATCGAGGTGAGCGACACCGGCCGCGGCATGCCGCCTGAGCTGGTGGAGAAGGCCTTCCAGCCGTTCCACTCCGACACGATCCGGGGCATCGGACTCGGCCTGGCGATCGTTGCCAAGGTCGTGCGTGAACACAACGGCCGCATCGAACTGACGAGCACGCCGGGCCGCGGCACGGACGTGCGCCTGCTTCTGCCGGCGGGCTGCTAG